Below is a window of Malania oleifera isolate guangnan ecotype guangnan chromosome 1, ASM2987363v1, whole genome shotgun sequence DNA.
aatgcctaATATAACTAAATTTCCCATTATACATTAAAATATGAATTTTGTAAATTGATATATGTTCAAAAATATCATAATGTGTATAtcattttgcacacaaaaaattcTTTACCTTTTAAACGTAAGTTAGGGGTCTATTTCATCTGGTTactgttttctattttttatttctgtttCTTCATAGTAAAGAAACAAATCATAAAAACGCATTTGTTTATGTTGTGAGTTTTTTATTTCTGTTACTTGTTTTCAACTATTTGTCAAAAAACTGAAACCTAAactttatgatttttagttgttttatcAACCTattgttaaaaattttaatatcaataaatactttttttggattaaattatttattttatacactttaaaattaaaattaaaattaaatgatcatttgaatttaaatgtaattaaaaagatatatataaattttaaaaaataataataaagtcaattacaaattacttttactatttttcaattatcatgtccaataaaatttttattataaagtaaattttgaaaataaaacaattaagtaaaatacaACAACATaatcaagtcttaagtcccactaagtagGGTCGACTATGTTAACCCAGGAGTCATGTCTAGAgtggggtgaatagactcttttgagTATTTGTGTTTTTCTctacaaaatgaaaaattttaacaagatacaaatgattatatcacaatatataaaatataaatcatgcacagaACATAAATGAAGGAGAagggaagaaaagcttaacaccaaTTTTAACATGTTTCAGCCCCTTATCTACGTCTACGGCTTGAGAAACACTCAAGGATTCTAAATCCACTATCACAACCTCCTTCACTGGCAGGGAAGCCTTTACAccacaagggaacaaatcccttaactgtagtgacccaaaggaattgtaatattttgataataaaaggaagggagaaaaggaaattaaaaagtgGGTAAATaggtctttgtcgacgaatgcaaaGCGTTCGTCCACTACACGAcgtattgggctcgtcgacgagaaaataccgagaggggttttgggtgattttgaattttgtcaatgagggaagagttcgtcaacgagttgtcttcatgacctcgtcgacgaggtgacatgactcatcgacgaaggccagggTATAAATAGTGATTAACACGATTTTTCAGCTTAATTTGGtcgcagaatctctctctctcacactctcttcggttcccctcacttctctctaactttttgggtccgttcttcgccggatcaacgatccgaagccaccacgacactcctgaggaaattctctgcatatctactggagtggatcgttggtggggctagttcgaaattcatcccaaatctagggtaagactttctactcaatatttgacttcttaacagttatagaaagcatagtacacgtagaaatactgaagtttagttctagggaatgtcattttcagggtgttgaacaggaaaCCCTGTAGGTACAGGATTGcttattttaggggtttttttcaggaatcaggtaaaatgataaactaagttagttattttatgaaaatgtatgtatgttattatagcatctgatttcaggaatatatatatatatatatatatatatatatatatgttttatatttgggaaatactgttgaaagtgatggtatgttaaatatacaaaaaaactATCTCATGTGGCATTAgcagaatttataatgaaatactgttttctgagaatatgataaaatatgtatttttataatcaaaaatcggcgtacgggttgagaatttttacatgtattgctggcgtacgggccatgctatggatatgatttgccggtgtacgggtcgtgttatggatatgatttgccggtgcaCATGCcgtgttatgtatatgatttgccgacgtatgggccgtgttatggatatgatttgctggcgtacaggtcaagctatggatatgatgtgCTGGCGTACAAACCAAGCTATAGATATGATGTGCCAGCGTCGGgtcgagttatggtaaaatacgAAATGTCGGCGTacaagccgatgattttcataatgtatataaatatgcaaaatgatgtgatgtcTTTAACTTAGCAAATATTAGTATggaatattcatgtatcacagtttgattatatgctatatggtatcagaacctgattagcttggtctaggttagcacttacacggtaccactgctatatgttcatgattcatcatgatatttgtgttaacactgctGTATGAGgtagcgtgaggttggatggtcgatggggttttaagaagtgtgagcgcccctggtgtacggactaggtctggcagacccatcggacttacaaactgtactattaacttggcagtggtcagccaaccattgtcaggtcccaccttcgggccacacaacccagttatgtgggggtacatgacaacagccagctaacctaccacagttgttttcgtattatatttatatgagatgaattatgctataagaatcctgtatgttctgctatgctttgattatacatgtttttcccataaatgagatatacagttttactggttatgtttatgtaaatgattatatatatcacagaaatgctcatgttgtcacacactagtattagtttattttccttactgagatgtgtctcagcctgaatttcataaacatttcaggagcccctgataggagagcggataaagctctacTGAGATAGTATTGTtaatctgccctctctgaagggtaagttttggtggggacggttggatttggtgggaaatgtccctaggactttcttttcgagatgtgtatataaatataatggatatagtaactctggtattatgatggatggtATCGTGTATGGTGTTATGAGTTATTATGATTTTtgtgtttcctactgcttaggcttccgtttgtatttctgttatatccctggtacccacgggttcaagttgattatgatctgctagatttattatgcagattttgtattattttaaaagaaaaggaaaaaaatgtggaaattaagtaggtcgttacgcTTACCAAGAGCCTTCACATGAGAAGAAATCCCTTTACGCTCACCAACAGCCTTtccaagggaaccaatcccttaccacttggttcacaaagaacccttacaagttgaatatgaaatacaacaataatgctccttaaatgagctaatatttgatacaatgaaaatcctcacacaactctctcaaaaTAATGATTCACCACAAGATTGAAGACTAAGAGAGAAGTTTAGCATAAAGATGATGAACTAATTGAAGTGTACTTGTATGTAATGTATGATTACTAAAATCTATTGTAAAACAAGTCTTTGACCTTGTATTTATAGACCAAATGAGTTACTAGCCGGTTTATGGTCGTTGGACTTACAAAgtaattgtttactttgaaaactagttgtTTATAGCCATTGGGGCTTGAATCCCAACATAAACCGTCGATTGTTTAACCTAATTAATCGACTGTTTACCCTAATTAGTTGACTGTTTTATCTGGGCCACATTCTTCCTGAAATTGTCGTCTGATTATCCCAAACCGTCGACTGATTACCCAAATCAGTGAAAGtattcaacacaaaagttgtaggattttttcttaacttttcgtAGACACTAAGGTTgccctttttggagttttctagcaaaagttatgctccaaatactaaaaagtgttcaggaaatttgagaggtgcataactaaggttttaaacccaaccaagaccaaattttaaaaaaaattataacactaatatgatttaaaacttgtcccatataaaaatacatttgagtaaaagatatttttaaaaagctcttgttttgactttgaaaactcataaataccgaacttatgatttggttatattgataTGAGGAGTTCGTCATATTGATACTATATAACACTGGGTAAAtgacaatatatatgaattaagaaccTTGGTGGATGATTGATGtgaagagcacggtaccgtagctacagtaTTAAAgaagtgagtgcaatcacactgaCCTGGGATGGTAGTGTAGGTGATTGATAGTTGATTGGGTCTGCGTAGAAATGTTGACCACCCTGGGTTCGGACCAATTATGACAGGTCAATCGTACTACGTACATATATTGAAGTTGACTTAACCTACTAGTGGCTAGCTTCGGTTAAGTCCactcttcgggccgcacaaccctgtcatagggggaagcatgacctTAGCCAGTGAAACCCTACGGGGGAGGTTCCTGATGGAGTATATGCTGTTTTATTTACATAGAGACATTTTACTAAACTTAAACATGTTTTGAGAAAAGATTGTTTTATCAAAATACATGTATATGCGTGAGTACAGTTTTATACATTTACTCAGTTgaattaatgattaaataaatgtgttttattatattaaaactcatgttgccatacactgataataaCTTATCAcgtcttactgaaaggtgtctcaccccgatatTCATTTCAATATTTCAGGATCTCAGGAGGATCAAGCCTAGTGCTCCAAGGCAGGGTGTAAAGAGTGTATTGAAAGTAAGTATGGTGAGAATTATTTTTGTACGTAGAGATGTTCTGTACACCTGTGTCTGTAGTAATATTTTGGAAAGTGAATTATGTATATGTGATGGtactagaactctggtattgtattccagcTTGGTGTTTATGATTCCGTTGCATATATGTATTTTTGAGTTATACAGGTACAGTATCAGAggttggaaaaaaaatggtagtaaGTTCGAGTCGTGACAAGATAAATTCATACTTCCAGAAGTCATCGACGAATAGGcgtaattcgtcgacaaattgatCCAAAACGTTGACGAATTGTTCGTATTCATCAACGAATTGGCTCGGGGCTGCAaggatgatttcaaattttgaaaataaacattagaatggttgggtatttggagaGAAGTCTCCGTGGTATTGTTAAATATGTCATTCTGGGTATATTGTGATAAAAGAAAATCATTATAAGtcattgtattgtgtactttgagattttCATAATGAAATCTTTATCAATTGCTCCTGTGAATGTAGggtttgctgaaccacgtaaatctttatGTGGATTCTTATTGCTTTCAGATATACTGCATGTGTGAATtatattttggttttcattatttGCTGTGTTTATATTCCGTTGTGCAATCCTGAGTTCTTTTCTCAACAAAGTAATTTGTGGATACCACATGCTAATGTAGTGGTTATCTTAATCATAAATCATCAATGCTCATGCTCAAAGTGAGAGTCCTCTCTTTAAAAATAATGAGTGAGTTTGAGTTGTGAGATTTAGAGTTAATATATTTGAATTTGGATTATTCTAACTTGTTTATGCATGCAGTGTCATagacttttaattttaagagaAAGATCAACTTGCATGCCGTTGAAGTATTATATTCCTTCCTCTAAATATGTCGTATGGCAACATGTCTTTACACAAATTTAAGAAATACGAATATTTTAGTAGAAAGAATACACTATCTcgtgatatttatatttttctaaaaattacgTTATCGCGTGtctttttcttgtatttttaatTTGACAGCCTAGATCAAGCCGTGACACCAATGCCAAATGTTGGCTTTTGCATTTCATCAAAAGCATATTAAATTGCTTGAAGTAAAATCCCATTTCACAACAATCATCTCAAAGTGAGTGAATGTTCGATGGGTGTTACCCCAAAAGATaaaagtaattttattttatttttatcttcaaGTCATTAATTCATAGAAATTGTTATATTTCGAGAGGGAGGGAATTTTTGTTTAATTTCCTAATTATTTTCCAAGAAATTATTAATTTTCAACCATGTAATTGCACAAAATTTTATATAAGATACCATGAATAAACATCTTAACAATCAGCcactaaaatataaaatataaaaataccgACCTCTCTCGAAATTTgacaaaaaaacaagaaaaaaccaTAAAGTTTCGAGAAAATCTCAAAACTGTTCTTAATTTGCTTAAAAATGTACTAACCTCCCTTTAAACTTTTCTTGAGAGGAATAagtatttcaaaaattaaatgtcAATGGAGATATATGAAATTTCAGAAGACGTATGtgaacatttttaaaattttaaggattATTAGTACCTTTTATcttaaaaatacatatattttaaagaaaggaaagaaagaaaagggggAGATGGTAGAGAGGATCTTATGGGTAGATCCACAAAGTATTTGAAGGAGGGGTCCTTATATCTAACAAAGGGGTCCTTATGTTGAGTGTATCTAACAAAGTATTTGGGATGCTGTATGGATGAGAATTAAGAGGGTGGGAGTTGGTGTGATGGTAGCTCCATTAATTGTCCTACTTGGGATGGGTGGGTGGGCTGGACCTCTTCAACCAATTATTTTTGTTCTCTTTCCAATAAGTTAGAGATAGTTTGCTGTGGCTAAGGTGGGCCCTCTTGAGAAAGGCATGCCCACCATTCCTCTTTCCCATACCATGAGAAGCACATGAGATCTCTTGGCTATGGACCTTTCAACTTGTTTTAGATTGCctttattgtgtgtgtgtgtatgtgtgtgtgtgtgagagagagagagagagattatatttattttatataaatataaatagagaaaaaataatgCAATAAATATGGTTTTTAGTATAAGATACAAAattctttgtttttaaaaaattttacgaGGCAAGTTCATTACACTCGTATCATTGTGTATATGTATGTGGCCACACAAATTTATATAAATACAACATGTTGTTCATAGAATCGCTCATTTCAAGTTAAGTAATCTTATTTGACAACTGTCATTATTGTTcgaaaaattttaaactttgcgccttttaaaacaaaataaGGGCTCCTGACATTTTTcgtattattattgaaatatatcGTCATCCACTTATTGTTTTATATACTACTATTTATCGCCAAAGAAAAGGAACAATTTTGCTATTAatgaaacaaagaaaataaatttaatttaatttaacaagCTCGTCAAATTATCACAAAGTGCAAAATAAATAAGTGTGAATGCAGGCCAAGAGGGCTAACATTAATGTGATTAAGAGTCCATTTTGTTTGTAATTAGTAATTCATATTAATATAACCTTCAAATTGCCTCTATTTTGTGTGCGCGAGGAAAATCATTTAAGTATAGTTAAGGACTGAAAACTcagttcttttaaaaaaaaatctcttaaaCATTTATTTTATACTTTCGTTCGATTTATATGTTGCATATTAATataaatggagaaaaattaatgcaataaataatattCTTAGTATAAAATACATCCTTGTGTAAAAAAATTTGAtaaattctttattttaaaaatttttttaggaGACTAATTCATTACATTTGTGTCGGTGTGTATGCGTGTCTAGACAAACTAGTACGAATACGACATGTTGCAGGTCGAATCTCTCATTTCAAATTAAGTAAATCTTGTCTGACAACTTTCATTattgtttgaaatttttttaaaaattgcacTTCTAAAAAAAGATAAAGGCACCtaacattttcatattattattaaaatatatcaTCATCAATTTATTGTTTATATACTATTATTTACTACTAAAGAAAAGGAACAATTTTTCAATTAatgaaatgaagaaaattaatttaatttaatgagCTCGTAAAATTATTACAAAGGGCAAAGTAAGTGTGGATGTAGGTGAAAAGAAGGCTTACTCAAATGTGATTAAGAGTCCATGTTGTCTGTAATCGgtaatttttattaatataacAATATTGATATGCATGATATTATCTTTTATTAACTAGCCTTCAACTCCTTTTTGTTAAGAATCTTTGGATCACTCTTGTGTTGCCTAATTaataatttgtatattattgcaaactacaagtgctatttatggTCGCATAACAATATTGATACTATTTAAGGTATGCATAATATTATCTTTAAAAGTTAATCTTTAGTCATATTTCTTGTAAGAATCATTCGGccctaaaaagaaaatatttaaaccaCCTCATCGTCTTGCTTTGTATCATTACGGGTCCAATATCTTAATATGCACAAAAAGGAAAAAGACACTAATGGTTGTTAATTGGATCGAAAAATTTGAGAcctctttttcaaattttaaatggtTTATGACTTTCAATTTCAAGTAACCTATATTTTAGGTTATTTGCCTCTCTCTTTTTTCATGTTTTATTCTCTTTGCAGGTGTTAATTTTACACAAAATAGAATGAAAAAATCTTATAAACATTGGATTGAGTTTTGAAATTCTATTACAAGGTAGTGAGAATCCTTTCCATTTGTAATTAAACAATTACAAAAATTTCCTAACTGAAATATCAATCAATGTTTCTTCTTTATTACTCTCTCTTCTCTCAATCTCTCTAATTATTGTATAGATTTattgagaaaataaatatttaaaatatttaagttGATCTTTTTACtacacaataaaataataataaaatacaaagcTTAAATCAAATGAGAGATAAacaatgtaacgacccagaaaatattgatattcaaatattaaaaagagaggaaaatagatatagaaatagaaggaggccgtaaacTTCATCAACGAGTGgttaagaaatttcgtcgacgaacatagggattcgtcaatgagaaaatgctgagaggggttctgaggcagcctgaatttcgtcgacaaaatcccttggtttataaatagtagaaatctgagatatttttcacttttcactgagctctctctttctcctctctctctctacgactctctctcccttctctcttcatttccggcccCATCAATTGCCAGATCGACAATccaaggctaccacgacgctcgtGGTGGAATTCCCCACAAGTTTGTCGGAACAGATCGTCgagaaaacaaagttggatttcatcccaaattttgggtaaggtcttttattgaatttttgacttcctgacagttataaaaaatgatgtagactaggaaatactgatattttgttctgagagattGCGTTTTCAGTATGTCGGGTTAGGAATCCTACGGGTATATAGCCATatttttataggggtttttcaaagttacggtaagagaaatatgctatgttaggaatttttgtAATGATAATAGAGATTTTATAAATGCATAACTACACTATTTTGCTATAcagaattttcaaaatatgagtttaaatgtttgtgtggcctaagtagatttttatgagatgaagaaattcatacagttattataatatatcatattatactgaattgagggacggcggtacgtaacgcctcaatctcagtgagagaTTAAATAGATTATACAGATAAGGATATACATGTACAGAGAAATTTActtacatatacagtttttatacaaGTAGTTTCATTATCAGTATTTTacattacagtttattacagaacagtatatatatatatatatatatacagtattataacattctatgtttttcctgttaccataacatacagaacacacagatagagtatatatatagaatacacaGATAAATATACAGaagtagcatcaagatgctatagatacagtatttacagtacagaaacaTAGAGTTaaggtaattttggaaacataacggaaaatagtaaaagagtatatatgtatatagtttcagatccctgaggaaagttacacaaacagatacagattatagagcacggtaccgttgctagatacagatagagtgcaaccacataactcagatagtatgtgggtaccgtcagtcgtactcggagagtatgcaactccccagtacactaggttgagggggctggtttgacgaggtagtagtcaATCCCGAGTTTAGGAGATGATGcaatttggccgggctgaggtagtgtagagtatgatgacctatctggagggccgaccagatagagtcccgcctacggaccgcacaaccctatcatgaggggtcaaatcatgacgtacagaatCCCAAAGATAAAGTACAGATgtttatatatttacagttttacagtataatatgatattatcagtatgaaaagtagaaaaatacagatgatacagtgtaCTTTAATTGAGAAGGAaagatatgtttgaaagatatgatttacaaattatttattgcattacaaaaCAATTATTACTTTAAAAGCATACTTaacttagtcaccacacactagtgatagcatatttccacttactgaccGTCGACTCAccctttattctaacatttttcaggtgagacagataggcgagcagatcagactcacggatagagagagtgtttggtcaccctggttttgggtgagtttttgacgagttgtatttttgggaaagatgaggataaaggaGTTTACTTTGTATGGATATGACTTGTATATattggattctagtattgtacagttatgttGTAATAGTGATATACTTTTGTTTCcactgcgtaggaatgtttactgtatatatatatatataagtgataGGTCGTTACAAACAACCTCTCCATGAAAGTAAGAGTAACGAGGCCTCTTAAACACTTATTTTTATCAttcaatcaatttattttttgtatattagtaaaaatggagaaaaaaataatgCAACAAATAAGATTTTTAGTGCAAAATACAtccttaaaatattaaaaaacattacgagaattttttttttttttttttgagaagaCAAACTCATTACACCTGTGCCGGTGTGTATGCATGTACAGACAAATATACACATTTATGACATATAAGTTTCAACTTGAATCACTCGTTTCATGCTTAGTAAATGTTATCTGACAACTATCATGTCTTTTGAAAGATTTTGAACCTCCCGCCTCTGTCAATATATTTCCATTTTAAAATAGATCATTATCATATCTTATTCATATACCACCATTTATTATAAATGAACATGAACCATTTTACAAATAATAAAACAAGgaaaaattaattatttcattGAACTACCAAAATTACTATGAAGTGTAaaacaaatataattaaaagtttATCTGTGttcataattaacatttatattaaaaggaaaattttcaataaaacacaCTCAAGAACATAATAAATTTTGAtttaccaaaattttttttatgggCATACAAAATTGTAAGGCAGTGCAAAATAAGCACAAAAAGTAGGCAATGAAAGGGGATGGCTTTGAAGGAGATGTTCATTTTAtaatgcttattattattattattattatgtaaaaAGATTATGATTTGGAGGGGCAGAATCAAGGATGGGAATGGTGGGGCCCAGGACAGGGTGGGGGCCAGGGGGGGTGAATCACATGCACGTGTGAAGGACATACGTGGGCCCCACAGTTGGGGCCAAAAGGCTGCTCTATGCCCCATAATGGAACGAAAAAAGGCAAGGTTAACTTGCCGATGCAGCCCTGTCACTTCGCTGGTTTTGGAATTTGGAACTGCATGCCATAGTATGACTatgatttagagagagagagagagagagtcggtCTAGGAGGAGTGAGAGGATTTGGGCGAGAAAAGAGAAGGGCAAATCATTCGCAGTTGCTGGATTTCCATtggtttgaattttgaaaaacgCTCTTATAAATACTTGATCTGTTCATGTCTCTCGGACAGACAAAGCAACTGGGTTTCAGAAAAATCCGTAGCtcagtttctctctcttcttctcttcctctctctcttcaaCCCTTGCTGAAACTTTGGCTAGGTTTGTGGGTTCCTTCCTTTCCCATCATTTGCCTATTTTGGCTCCATGCCGAGCGAGATTTTTGGTAATCTAGATGGGGATTTGGGTATCTCTTGAATTCGTTTTAGATTGTGCTTCTGGGTGTTCCTCCGAGCTCTCAGATTCTGTTTCCGCTTTCTTTGTTTCCCAAACAATGGCCATTCGTGTCCCCTATGAATCCTCCCAATTGGGTTCTCTACAAAGTTGCTAAACTCATTCTCTGTATGCACCCATTAGATGGCAATGAACAGGAATGGCTCAAGAAGACCATCCCCAGAGGCTTATCAATAGCACTAACTCTGCTACTGGTGTCGTCAGCGGTAGCAGCGGTGGTGCTCAGAGTCACAAATCTTCCAAAAAACAGAAGCAGAAGAAAATCCCACAGAGAGGACTCGGCGTCGCACAGCTCGAGAAGATCAGATTAGAGGAGCAGAAAAAAGACGCAGCCGTTAGATTTTCATCACCCTCCTCCATATCAATTTCGCCGCCGACTTGTTCTTCGTTTCTGCCTTTGCCGCTTCCCAATTACAGCCAGTCCCATTCGTCTTCTTCGATCCCTTTTCCCCCTCCGTCGCCGACGAGTCTTCTTCCTGACCCGAATTCCCAATTAAAACTCGCTCCTTTGATCCCAAACATCGACATTGAGATTCCCAATTTGAATTCCGTTCAATTACCGAGCCTGGCCAATGGGTGGTCGCCCGTTCCGGCCCCGAATCACGGCAATGTTTCAAAGTCGTGGAACTATGAGTACAGTCTCGAAGGTGGTGAGAATCGCAGATTGGATCCTGGGTTAGCATTTCGTGGGAATTTGCCGTATGAAACAAGTTCTAATTGGTCCCTCCCCTTTGTGATGCCCAGACCACAGCCCCCCTGCCAGCAACCTTCACCCGTGGTATTAACTTGCAATAttgtttttttagaaaattttaaatgagTTTTTGTTGTTTTGAGACTTTGTTTCCCTCTGTTTTGATTTTAATGGAAAAAGAAATCTGTTGTGGAATTTGCAGGGAAAAGTTTCTTCAGCGACTTCAGTATCTCCCGCACTGAATTTTCATTCAGAGCCCCCTTCAAACCAAAGCTACTGTGAAAACTATAACACTCCCATTTGTCAAGAGGGGGAGAAGGTATGCTTCcacaaatttttttctaaaattttttcgTTTGTCAGTTTGATAAATTATTCACGACTGGGATGCAGTAGATTTGTTCTCATTTCTTTTGTATGGATTccagtacattttttttttctcttgaatgAAGAATATTGACTTTTTTAATTAGTTATGGTGGAGAAATATGAATCTGCTGCAATGGTGAACTTCTGTATATATATTTTGCTTTACAATTTTTCTTCATTGGCATTTGTTTTGCAAGTTCAAACAGGGACATATTAAAAGGTAGGTACCTAATTTCTATGATGTGTTTGGATATCTTTATTTAGAATTCTTATTATTTCTCCTTGAATAAAAGGTTTTATTGTTTTAAGCTGTGGCATGAAAGATGActgattgtttatttgtgttgaattatgttaaATGCATTATGTAGATGGTTGGCTGGAAGAGATCATATCCCTTCTGTCTAGACAATCCACCAGGCTCCCCT
It encodes the following:
- the LOC131154825 gene encoding uncharacterized protein LOC131154825 isoform X2: MAQEDHPQRLINSTNSATGVVSGSSGGAQSHKSSKKQKQKKIPQRGLGVAQLEKIRLEEQKKDAAVRFSSPSSISISPPTCSSFLPLPLPNYSQSHSSSSIPFPPPSPTSLLPDPNSQLKLAPLIPNIDIEIPNLNSVQLPSLANGWSPVPAPNHGNVSKSWNYEYSLEGGENRRLDPGLAFRGNLPYETSSNWSLPFVMPRPQPPCQQPSPGKVSSATSVSPALNFHSEPPSNQSYCENYNTPICQEGEKMVGWKRSYPFCLDNPPGSPSHCKFPTSIHSISRSDEPGSCGNGGTFNFEPGNPIREGPSCSASTSEMDSKKGTEENGILDGDFLTLAPPTTSPFPSSNSKPPHASTPYTEFSEFELLHFQGSREDSILRPNTGGSIQQPLFYNFLPPAKSQISQAASHTNNCERGGGGGGGGESVDLNLKL
- the LOC131154825 gene encoding uncharacterized protein LOC131154825 isoform X1; the encoded protein is MAQEDHPQRLINSTNSATGVVSGSSGGAQSHKSSKKQKQKKIPQRGLGVAQLEKIRLEEQKKDAAVRFSSPSSISISPPTCSSFLPLPLPNYSQSHSSSSIPFPPPSPTSLLPDPNSQLKLAPLIPNIDIEIPNLNSVQLPSLANGWSPVPAPNHGNVSKSWNYEYSLEGGENRRLDPGLAFRGNLPYETSSNWSLPFVMPRPQPPCQQPSPVGKVSSATSVSPALNFHSEPPSNQSYCENYNTPICQEGEKMVGWKRSYPFCLDNPPGSPSHCKFPTSIHSISRSDEPGSCGNGGTFNFEPGNPIREGPSCSASTSEMDSKKGTEENGILDGDFLTLAPPTTSPFPSSNSKPPHASTPYTEFSEFELLHFQGSREDSILRPNTGGSIQQPLFYNFLPPAKSQISQAASHTNNCERGGGGGGGGESVDLNLKL